The Luteolibacter rhizosphaerae genome contains the following window.
CTCGCCGACCACGGGCGATCCGGGTGTGGGCCCGGGACCATCGGCGGCATGAGCGGTCAGGGCACAGCCAGCGGCGATCGCGATGAGATGGAAACGATGCGGATAATCAATCGTTGGTTTCATGGCTCGGTTGTCAGTTGAGATTTCGCGTCAATCCATCGCTCGCCCCATGCCAAGCGGCCACGACCTTGGTCCTACGGCACTTCCGCGATTCCGGAGCACGGCGAAGTACGCAGAACGCAGTAATTGCGAGCGCGTTCTGCCCGGGGGCAAACGGGCGTTGCATAATGCGAGTCCGGGAGGGGCATCGCGCACCTTGCGGCCGCTGCCTCCGCGCCCGCTCCGATTTCCCGCTCCTTCCTTACCAATCACTTGCCGATTGCGCGGAGCGATGGCCTATTCCTTGCGATAGGAGGAATCTGTCATGAATACCCGAGCAAGCGATCACTATACGGCTCACGGAGCCGACCTGGATCCCCAAGGGAACCACAAGCGCGACACGCGCCCCTCTCGCGACATCCCGCAACCGCTGGATGCCGAACAACACTGGAACGAACTCCACCGCAGCAATGGCCGCCGGCACGAGTTCATCGAACGCGCCAAGAAGCACGTGAAGAACGCCTCCGTGAAAGACATCGTGGGCGCGGCGGCCGTCGGGCTTGCGCTCGGCTACGTGCTCTTCTCGCCGCGGCGTAGCAATGGCCTGCGCCAGCTGCTCCTGGGCTCGCTGCTGCCGGTCGCCACCAAGGGCGCGCACGATGCGTGGGACAGCGTTCGCAAGAACCGCACGCTCTCCGACATCGGTGATCGCGTGACGAACTTCAGCGATTACATGGGCGACCGCGCTCATGACCTCGCCCACCGTGCCTCGAAGCTACGCAGCCGCTGGTAACCCTTTACCCCTAGAGTCCCCGTGAGCATTCGACCTGCTGACATTCACCCCGACGAGTGGGTGGAAGAAAAAGTGGTGACCGGCAAGCAGCGCTTGCTCGAAGCCCGCAACGAGATCGAGAGCGCCGTGGTGGAGCATCCGCTTCGCTCGGTAGGCATCGGCTTCGGCATCGGCTATCTCGCCCGCAGCCTGCCCATCGGGCGGGTGCTGGTAGGCGTGGTCCGCCTCGCAGCCCCCGTGGTCCCCTATGCCCTGCTGGCTGTGGGTGCGGCGCGGGCCTACGAGATCCTGCGCAGCGACCGCAATCCGGACCGCGCCCTGCCCTTCCGGGGCGCACGTCCTGCCGGTCCGGTGGCGCTCGATCCGGTGGATGTGTGCATCAACAGCTGCAACAAGCTGCTGCGTGGTGAGCTCTCTGCCATCGATACCTACACGCAAGCCATTGCCAAGTTCGGCGTGGGTGCGGATCGCGATACCTTGCGCCATCTGCTGGCCGTTCATGAGGATAGCGCCAGCCGCCTGCGCCAACACATCATGGAGATGGGCGGGCAGCCGTCCTTCGACTCCGGGATCTGGGGTGACTTCGCGAAAGCCGTGGAGGGCACCGCCCTCGCGCTCGGCGAATCACCTGCGCTGGCCGCACTTCAGGCCGGGGAAGAACATGGCGTGCGCGAGTATGAAGCGGCGCTGGAAGATCCTCAGGTGATGGAAGACATCAAGAGCGCCATCCGCCAACACAACCTGCCGCGTGCCCACGAGAACATCAACACGCTGCTGCGCCTGAAGGCGAAGGAAGTTTCGGTCCTCTGACGGGGGGACCCTCTGCGAAAGAAGAGCGGTGCCCGGGCTGGGCACCGCTCTTTTTAATAGCAGGGTTGGAGGGTCCACGGACCTTTGTCACACCGGCAGCTCCGCGCCGGCGGGCAGGGTGCCATAGTAGAGTCCCTGCGTGCCCGCATAGATGGCCTCGAAACGATCGAGGAAATCCTTCGGCGTCTGCCTCACCACCACGTCGCGGCCGTTCGAGTAGTGGTAGATGTATTTGCCATCATAGATACCCACGTGCTTCTGCGGGATGTTCCCCATCGTGTGCTTCGAAAGGCTCACGTTGGTCCGCGCGGTGACGAAGGCGATGCAGGGGAACGGCGCCGCCTCCTTGAACTCGCCCACCTCCGGACAGTCCGCGAAGAGCTCATGCACGCGCAGGCAGGCCCCGCCTTTCTTGCCGCGGCGGTGGACCTTGCAGTCGTAGCCGGTATCGAGATTCAGCACGTGTCCCACGAAGTGCGCGCAGTGGTTCGCGCTGCTGTCGTGGAAGCCGTTTCCGCAAAAGTCCCCGATCGTTTTCCCCAGTGTCTGGCTCAATTTCATATCCCCCCATCATGGGCAGGAATGAGCTGTTAGATCGATGCTACGGCTAGGCTTTTAGCACGAAAGGTGACGGCAAGGAGCGATTTTTTTCGAGTCAGCGGATGATGTGCGGCCGCATCCCGTCGTCCCGCCTCCCTCGTTCATACCCCGTCCGGACCGCCGAGCCATTTCCGCTCGGATACATGCTCTCAGTCATCCCAAGCGCGGTTCACCATCTCCGCCCAGCGGGCTCGCGCGCGATCGTGTGTCGGACCAACGATCTCCTTCCGCCAAGCCTCCTCCACCGCCGCCTTCGCCCGCATCCTCTCCGCCTTGGGGATCTCCTTCCACGAAGGGTCCAAGGTCTCCTTGAAGCGTGTCTCTGCCAGCGTCCTTTCAAGATATCGATTCTCACCGCCGACGATTCTCGCCGAGCGTAACAGGCTTGGATCGGGCTTGCCTTGGCTCGACAACGCGATCGTCGCCCATATGTCCAAGTGATCCAGATCCGCTGAGATGTTACTCAGGGTGGAGCCCATATGCGACTCCTCAAGGCTCGTCAGCGCCACCGTGCGGTAGAGCTGAACCTGATCTGCCGGGTCGGTGGAATCCCAGGACTGGCTGGATCGGAACCATTCCGCGGCCGCTACAGGGGAACGCTTGGCCCATTCAAATAGTGCTGAATCTGATCCAGACATCGTCCGGTCATCATGCTTCGAGAGGAAATCCAGCAGCTTCCTGAAATCGAAGTCCGGAGGATACTTCGGATCCGCGGTGTAGGCCTTTTCATTCTTCCACGCTTCACCCAGCACCTCGATCAACCTCTCCGCCGAAACGGCAGCGGCGGCCTGAATCATATAATGAAAGGCGATGTCAGAGTTGGATCCCAAGGTGTCTCCGTTCTCCTGCCAGAGCTCATAGGCCTTCCAAGGATCCTTCTCCGCCAGTCTCCCGTAGACATGGCGCAGAGCCCCATCCCGCTCCGTGCTCTTTTCCATCACCATTAGATGCTGCAGGGCATCCCAGCGTTTGCGGTCGATCAACTCGTCGATCACGATGTCCAAGGTCCCCAGCTCGTCGGTGGGAACCAAGAGCCAAGCCCAC
Protein-coding sequences here:
- a CDS encoding PA2169 family four-helix-bundle protein codes for the protein MSIRPADIHPDEWVEEKVVTGKQRLLEARNEIESAVVEHPLRSVGIGFGIGYLARSLPIGRVLVGVVRLAAPVVPYALLAVGAARAYEILRSDRNPDRALPFRGARPAGPVALDPVDVCINSCNKLLRGELSAIDTYTQAIAKFGVGADRDTLRHLLAVHEDSASRLRQHIMEMGGQPSFDSGIWGDFAKAVEGTALALGESPALAALQAGEEHGVREYEAALEDPQVMEDIKSAIRQHNLPRAHENINTLLRLKAKEVSVL